Proteins found in one Muntiacus reevesi chromosome 2, mMunRee1.1, whole genome shotgun sequence genomic segment:
- the BUB3 gene encoding mitotic checkpoint protein BUB3 isoform X1, with the protein MTGSNEFKLNQPPEDGISSVKFSPNTSQFLLVSSWDTSVRLYDVPANSMRLKYQHTGAVLDCAFYDPTHAWSGGLDHQLKMHDLNTDQENLVGTHDAPIRCVEYCPEVNVMVTGSWDQTVKLWDPRTPCNAGTFSQPEKVYTLSVSGDRLIVGTAGRRVLVWDLRNMGYVQQRRESSLKYQTRCIRAFPNKQGYVLSSIEGRVAVEYLDPSPEVQKKKYAFKCHRLKENNIEQIYPVNAISFHNIHNTFATGGSDGFVNIWDPFNKKRLCQFHRYPTSIASLAFSNDGTTLAIASSYMYEMDDTEHPEDGIFIRQVTDAETKPKSPCT; encoded by the exons ATGACCGGTTCTAACGAGTTCAAACTGAACCAGCCCCCCGAGGATGGCATCTCCTCTGTGAAGTTCAGCCCCAACACGTCGCAGTTCCTGCTAGTCTCCTCTTGGGACACGTCCGTGCGCCTCTACGATGTGCCGGCCAACTCCATGCGACTCAAGTACCAGCACACCGGCGCCGTCCTGGACTGCGCCTTCTAC GATCCAACACATGCGTGGAGTGGAGGATTAGACCATCAATTGAAAATGCATGATTTGAACACCGATCAAG aaaaTCTTGTTGGAACTCATGATGCCCCTATCAGATGTGTTGAATACTGTCCCGAAGTGAACGTGATGGTTACTGGAAGCTGGGATCAGACGGTTAAATTGTGGGATCCTAGAACCCCTTGTAATGCTGGGACCTTCTCTCAGCCTGAAAAG GTGTACACCCTGTCAGTGTCGGGAGACCGGCTGATCGTGGGCACGGCGGGCCGCAGGGTGCTGGTGTGGGACCTGCGGAACATGGGCTACGTGCAGCAGCGCCGCGAGTCCAGCCTCAAGTACCAGACGCGCTGCATCCGCGCGTTCCCCAACAAGCAG GGTTATGTGTTAAGTTCTATTGAAGGTCGAGTGGCAGTTGAGTACTTGGACCCAAGCCCCGAGGTACAGAAGAAGAAGTATGCCTTCAAGTGTCACCgactaaaggaaaacaatattgAGCAGATTTACCCTGTcaatgccatttccttccacaACATCCACAATACCTTTGCCACAG GTGGTTCTGATGGATTTGTAAATATTTGGGATCCATTTAACAAAAAGCGACTGTGCCAGTTCCATCGGTACCCCACCAGCATCGCCTCACTCGCCTTCAGTAATGATGGGACCACGCTTGCAATAGCATCATCGTATATGTATGAAATGGATGACACGGAACATCCTGAAGATGGTATCTTCATTCGCCAAGTGACAGATGCAGAAACAAAACCCAA GTCACCATGTACTTGA
- the BUB3 gene encoding mitotic checkpoint protein BUB3 isoform X2 — translation MTGSNEFKLNQPPEDGISSVKFSPNTSQFLLVSSWDTSVRLYDVPANSMRLKYQHTGAVLDCAFYDPTHAWSGGLDHQLKMHDLNTDQENLVGTHDAPIRCVEYCPEVNVMVTGSWDQTVKLWDPRTPCNAGTFSQPEKVYTLSVSGDRLIVGTAGRRVLVWDLRNMGYVQQRRESSLKYQTRCIRAFPNKQGYVLSSIEGRVAVEYLDPSPEVQKKKYAFKCHRLKENNIEQIYPVNAISFHNIHNTFATGGSDGFVNIWDPFNKKRLCQFHRYPTSIASLAFSNDGTTLAIASSYMYEMDDTEHPEDGIFIRQVTDAETKPKST, via the exons ATGACCGGTTCTAACGAGTTCAAACTGAACCAGCCCCCCGAGGATGGCATCTCCTCTGTGAAGTTCAGCCCCAACACGTCGCAGTTCCTGCTAGTCTCCTCTTGGGACACGTCCGTGCGCCTCTACGATGTGCCGGCCAACTCCATGCGACTCAAGTACCAGCACACCGGCGCCGTCCTGGACTGCGCCTTCTAC GATCCAACACATGCGTGGAGTGGAGGATTAGACCATCAATTGAAAATGCATGATTTGAACACCGATCAAG aaaaTCTTGTTGGAACTCATGATGCCCCTATCAGATGTGTTGAATACTGTCCCGAAGTGAACGTGATGGTTACTGGAAGCTGGGATCAGACGGTTAAATTGTGGGATCCTAGAACCCCTTGTAATGCTGGGACCTTCTCTCAGCCTGAAAAG GTGTACACCCTGTCAGTGTCGGGAGACCGGCTGATCGTGGGCACGGCGGGCCGCAGGGTGCTGGTGTGGGACCTGCGGAACATGGGCTACGTGCAGCAGCGCCGCGAGTCCAGCCTCAAGTACCAGACGCGCTGCATCCGCGCGTTCCCCAACAAGCAG GGTTATGTGTTAAGTTCTATTGAAGGTCGAGTGGCAGTTGAGTACTTGGACCCAAGCCCCGAGGTACAGAAGAAGAAGTATGCCTTCAAGTGTCACCgactaaaggaaaacaatattgAGCAGATTTACCCTGTcaatgccatttccttccacaACATCCACAATACCTTTGCCACAG GTGGTTCTGATGGATTTGTAAATATTTGGGATCCATTTAACAAAAAGCGACTGTGCCAGTTCCATCGGTACCCCACCAGCATCGCCTCACTCGCCTTCAGTAATGATGGGACCACGCTTGCAATAGCATCATCGTATATGTATGAAATGGATGACACGGAACATCCTGAAGATGGTATCTTCATTCGCCAAGTGACAGATGCAGAAACAAAACCCAA GTCCACCTAA